One part of the Polycyclovorans algicola TG408 genome encodes these proteins:
- the argB gene encoding acetylglutamate kinase, whose product MTLDLTNAQSIAHVLTEALPYIRRFHGKTLVVKYGGNAMADDTMIHAFARDIVLMKAVGMNPVVVHGGGPQIGAHLEKLGKTSTFIEGLRVTDGETMDVVEMMLGGLVNKAVVAAINRQGGRAVGLTGKDGGMIRARKLALASGKDIGQVGEIDQIDPRVIENLETGGFIPVIAPIGFGEHGEAYNINADTAAGKLASVLKAEKLILLTNITGLLDKQGKVLTGLTVDQVKALIADGTIYGGMLPKIECALDAVNTGVRTAHIIDGRVEHSVLLELFTDKGIGTLIKA is encoded by the coding sequence ATGACGCTCGACCTGACCAATGCCCAGAGCATCGCCCATGTCCTCACCGAGGCGCTGCCCTACATCCGGCGCTTTCACGGCAAGACCCTGGTCGTGAAGTACGGCGGCAACGCCATGGCCGACGACACGATGATTCACGCCTTCGCGCGCGACATCGTGCTGATGAAGGCGGTGGGCATGAACCCGGTCGTCGTCCACGGCGGCGGGCCGCAGATTGGCGCGCATCTCGAAAAGCTCGGCAAGACCAGCACCTTTATCGAAGGCCTGCGCGTCACCGACGGCGAGACCATGGACGTGGTCGAGATGATGCTCGGCGGCCTGGTCAACAAGGCCGTCGTCGCCGCCATCAACCGGCAGGGTGGCCGTGCCGTAGGGCTCACCGGCAAGGATGGCGGGATGATCCGCGCCCGCAAGTTGGCGCTGGCCAGCGGCAAAGACATCGGCCAGGTCGGTGAGATCGACCAGATCGATCCGCGCGTCATCGAAAACCTGGAAACCGGCGGCTTCATCCCCGTCATCGCACCCATCGGCTTTGGCGAGCACGGCGAGGCGTACAACATCAACGCCGACACGGCCGCAGGCAAGCTGGCCAGCGTGCTCAAGGCGGAGAAGCTGATTCTGCTTACCAACATTACCGGCCTGCTGGACAAGCAGGGCAAGGTCTTGACCGGCCTCACCGTCGATCAGGTCAAGGCGCTGATCGCCGACGGCACCATCTACGGCGGCATGTTGCCGAAGATCGAATGCGCGCTCGACGCGGTGAACACCGGCGTGCGCACCGCGCACATCATCGATGGTCGGGTTGAGCATTCGGTGTTGCTGGAGTTGTTCACCGACAAGGGCATCGGGACCTTGATCAAGGCTTGA
- the pyrE gene encoding orotate phosphoribosyltransferase — translation MQPHQRDFIELALGHNVLRFGAFTLKSGRVSPYFFNLGQISSGAALMRLARAYAQTLLDADLAFDALFGPAYKGIPLAAAVAIALAERGRDVPFAYNRKEAKTHGEGGTLVGSSLAGKRVVLVDDVLTAGTALREAIGILRAAGAEPVAALIALDRQEQGPQPGQSAVQAMSHDTGVPVLSLVNVDQVLDFLGQDAEHEATRAAIHAYQGQYGVR, via the coding sequence ATGCAGCCTCATCAACGCGACTTTATCGAGCTCGCCCTCGGTCACAACGTGCTGCGTTTCGGCGCGTTCACGCTGAAATCCGGGCGCGTGTCGCCGTACTTTTTCAACCTGGGCCAGATCAGCTCCGGCGCCGCGCTGATGCGGTTGGCGCGCGCCTATGCGCAAACCTTGCTCGATGCCGATCTGGCGTTCGACGCGCTGTTCGGCCCCGCCTACAAGGGCATTCCGCTGGCGGCGGCGGTGGCCATCGCGCTGGCCGAACGCGGGCGCGACGTGCCCTTTGCCTACAACCGCAAAGAAGCCAAGACCCATGGCGAAGGCGGCACGCTGGTGGGTTCATCGCTGGCCGGCAAACGCGTCGTGTTGGTGGACGACGTGCTCACCGCCGGCACCGCGCTGCGCGAGGCCATCGGCATCCTGCGCGCCGCCGGCGCCGAACCGGTCGCGGCCCTGATCGCACTCGATCGTCAGGAACAGGGTCCACAGCCGGGCCAATCTGCCGTACAAGCCATGAGTCATGACACGGGTGTGCCAGTGCTGTCGCTGGTCAACGTCGACCAGGTACTGGATTTTCTCGGGCAGGATGCCGAGCATGAGGCCACGCGGGCGGCCATCCACGCCTACCAGGGGCAATACGGAGTGCGTTGA
- a CDS encoding AmpG family muropeptide MFS transporter, producing the protein MSADAGWKAAFAAYGQRPVRAMLFLGFSAGLPFLLVFGTLSAWLTQAGVARSTIGLLSWVGLAYSIKFFWAPVVDRLALPLLTRALGRRRSWMLLAQAGLMSGLCLIAWGDPATNLSVIVWAALLVAFSSATQDIAIDAWRIEAAETELQGAMAAAYQLGYRIALLAAGAGALVMASRYDWSVAYFAMAALVGVGVVTTLLIREPETKVDRAALASEARVTAFIEARPHWPQPLRQAGAWLTGAVVCPFLDFFTRNGVRTALLMLMFIGAFRLPDITMGVMANPFYLDMGYSLQQIAAVAKVYGVIMTIVGAALGGVAVFRLGLFTSLMIGGVLAMLTNLTFAALALVPDPDVLGLTLVISAENLASGFAGSAFIAYLSSLTNTLYTATQYALFSSLFTLPGKLLAGGSGFVVEAAGYPIFFAYTAALGLPALLLIIGLRRRALLAALPQQAPP; encoded by the coding sequence GTGAGCGCTGACGCGGGCTGGAAGGCGGCATTTGCCGCCTACGGACAGCGCCCGGTGCGGGCGATGCTGTTTCTGGGGTTTTCAGCCGGGCTGCCCTTTTTGCTGGTGTTCGGCACGCTCTCAGCGTGGCTGACCCAGGCCGGAGTGGCGCGCTCGACCATCGGTCTGCTGAGCTGGGTGGGCCTGGCCTACTCAATCAAGTTCTTCTGGGCCCCGGTGGTCGACCGGCTGGCCCTGCCGCTGTTGACCCGCGCACTCGGTCGGCGCCGCAGCTGGATGCTGCTGGCCCAGGCCGGACTGATGAGCGGCCTGTGCCTGATTGCATGGGGCGACCCGGCGACCAACCTGTCGGTGATCGTCTGGGCGGCGCTGCTGGTGGCGTTTTCGTCCGCCACACAGGACATCGCCATCGACGCTTGGCGCATTGAGGCCGCCGAAACCGAACTGCAGGGGGCCATGGCAGCGGCCTACCAGTTGGGCTATCGCATCGCGCTGCTGGCGGCCGGCGCCGGCGCGCTGGTCATGGCCAGCCGTTATGACTGGTCGGTGGCCTACTTCGCCATGGCGGCACTGGTAGGGGTGGGCGTTGTCACCACGCTGCTGATCCGCGAGCCCGAAACCAAGGTTGACCGCGCCGCACTGGCGAGCGAGGCGCGGGTCACCGCGTTTATCGAGGCGCGTCCGCACTGGCCGCAGCCGCTACGTCAGGCCGGCGCGTGGCTGACCGGCGCGGTGGTGTGTCCGTTTCTCGACTTCTTTACCCGCAACGGCGTGCGCACCGCGCTGTTGATGCTGATGTTTATCGGCGCATTCCGATTGCCGGACATCACCATGGGCGTAATGGCCAACCCGTTTTACCTGGACATGGGTTATTCGCTGCAGCAGATCGCAGCGGTGGCCAAGGTCTATGGCGTGATCATGACCATCGTCGGCGCGGCGCTGGGCGGGGTCGCGGTGTTTCGGCTGGGGTTGTTCACGTCACTGATGATTGGCGGCGTGCTGGCGATGCTCACCAATCTGACCTTCGCCGCACTGGCGCTGGTGCCCGATCCCGACGTGCTGGGCCTGACCCTGGTGATCAGCGCCGAAAACCTGGCGTCCGGCTTTGCCGGCTCGGCCTTCATCGCTTACCTCTCGAGCCTTACCAACACGCTGTACACGGCGACCCAATACGCGCTGTTTTCGTCACTGTTCACGCTGCCGGGCAAGCTGCTGGCAGGCGGATCGGGATTCGTGGTCGAGGCAGCGGGCTATCCGATCTTCTTCGCCTACACCGCAGCGCTGGGGCTGCCGGCGCTGTTGCTGATCATCGGGTTGCGGCGGCGCGCTTTGCTTGCCGCGTTGCCGCAGCAGGCGCCGCCGTGA
- a CDS encoding histidine phosphatase family protein, with the protein MGAVYLIRHGQASFGKTDYDQLSETGVEQARVLGAALRDRLVPDAVFRGSMLRHEQTADGALGAMDSTCVQQIDEGYNEYDHDDIIVKLRPMYANKLLMRADLAKTLNPRRAFQTMLTEAMTRWMSGQHDDEYGESWPVFRARCNEALAQTIAACGPSKTVLVFTSGGVISTICQQLLDLSDTTTLKLQWTMANAAITKVIYSAQTGRVHLSSLNEHVHFEGENARLITYR; encoded by the coding sequence TTGGGCGCCGTCTATCTGATTCGCCACGGTCAGGCGAGCTTCGGCAAAACCGACTACGACCAGCTCTCCGAGACCGGCGTAGAGCAGGCGCGGGTGCTGGGCGCGGCCCTGCGTGACCGGCTGGTGCCCGACGCGGTGTTTCGCGGCTCGATGCTGCGCCACGAGCAGACCGCCGACGGCGCGCTGGGCGCCATGGACTCAACCTGCGTGCAGCAGATCGACGAGGGCTACAACGAGTACGACCACGACGACATCATCGTGAAACTGCGGCCGATGTACGCCAACAAGCTGCTGATGCGCGCCGATCTGGCCAAAACCCTGAATCCGCGCCGCGCCTTTCAGACCATGCTCACCGAGGCCATGACCCGCTGGATGTCGGGTCAGCACGACGATGAGTATGGCGAAAGCTGGCCGGTGTTCCGGGCGCGCTGCAACGAGGCACTGGCGCAAACCATTGCCGCCTGCGGGCCGTCAAAAACGGTGCTGGTGTTCACCTCGGGCGGGGTGATCTCGACGATCTGCCAGCAACTGCTCGACCTGTCGGACACCACCACCCTGAAGCTGCAATGGACCATGGCCAATGCCGCCATCACCAAGGTGATCTACAGCGCCCAGACCGGCCGCGTGCACCTGTCCAGCCTCAACGAGCACGTCCATTTCGAGGGCGAGAATGCGCGCCTCATCACTTACCGGTAA
- the coaBC gene encoding bifunctional phosphopantothenoylcysteine decarboxylase/phosphopantothenate--cysteine ligase CoaBC, which produces MSSAISTDLPLARRRILLGVTGGIAAYKAAELLRRLQDAGAEVRVVMTRHAHEFITPMTFQALSGHPVRSALFDPAHEAAMGHIELARWPDLVLVAPCSANTLAKAALGLADDLLSTLMLATDKPLMLAPAMNRLMWAHPATQAHAATLAARGVTLVGPGDGAQACGEIGAGRMSEPEAIRDAVIAQLAAPTGPLAGKKVVLTAGPTREAIDPVRFITNRSSGKQGYALAAALRALGAEVTLISGPVNLPAPAGVTRIDVETAEQMLARAGELAPSADIFIGTAAVADYRAAEVAVQKVKKSADTLSLALIRNPDILATLRAGRPDLFMVGFAAETERLAEHARDKLVRKHLNLIAANQVGDGLAFDTDDNALQVFWSGGEQVIARGPKAEVARTLAGLIAHHYAKATPAA; this is translated from the coding sequence ATGTCATCGGCCATCTCCACCGACCTGCCTCTGGCGCGGCGCCGCATCCTGCTCGGCGTGACGGGCGGCATTGCTGCCTACAAGGCCGCCGAGCTGCTGCGGCGTCTGCAGGACGCCGGGGCCGAAGTGCGCGTCGTGATGACCCGTCACGCCCATGAATTCATCACGCCGATGACCTTTCAGGCGCTGTCCGGCCACCCGGTGCGCAGCGCCCTGTTCGACCCCGCCCACGAGGCGGCGATGGGCCATATCGAACTGGCGCGCTGGCCCGACCTGGTGCTGGTCGCGCCGTGCTCGGCCAACACGCTTGCCAAGGCGGCCTTGGGCTTGGCGGATGATCTGCTCAGCACCCTGATGCTGGCCACCGACAAGCCGTTGATGCTGGCCCCGGCGATGAACCGGCTGATGTGGGCGCACCCGGCCACCCAAGCCCATGCGGCGACGCTGGCGGCCCGGGGCGTCACGCTGGTCGGTCCTGGCGACGGTGCGCAGGCCTGCGGCGAGATCGGCGCCGGACGCATGAGCGAGCCCGAAGCCATTCGCGACGCCGTGATCGCACAGCTGGCCGCGCCGACCGGGCCGCTGGCGGGCAAGAAAGTGGTGCTCACTGCCGGGCCCACGCGCGAAGCCATTGACCCGGTGCGCTTCATTACCAACCGCTCGTCCGGCAAGCAGGGCTACGCGCTGGCCGCCGCGCTACGGGCGCTGGGCGCCGAGGTGACGTTGATCAGCGGCCCGGTGAATCTGCCCGCGCCCGCCGGCGTGACGCGCATCGACGTTGAAACCGCCGAGCAGATGCTGGCCCGCGCGGGTGAGCTCGCCCCAAGCGCCGACATTTTCATCGGCACCGCCGCCGTGGCCGACTATCGCGCCGCCGAGGTGGCGGTGCAGAAAGTGAAAAAGTCGGCGGACACGCTCAGCCTCGCGCTGATTCGCAATCCCGACATTCTTGCCACGCTGCGCGCCGGGCGCCCTGACCTGTTCATGGTCGGATTTGCCGCCGAAACCGAGCGGCTTGCCGAGCACGCGCGCGACAAGCTGGTCCGCAAGCACCTGAATCTGATTGCCGCCAACCAGGTCGGGGACGGGCTGGCCTTCGACACCGACGACAATGCCCTGCAGGTGTTCTGGTCCGGTGGCGAACAAGTCATCGCGCGCGGCCCCAAAGCCGAGGTGGCCCGCACGCTCGCGGGCCTCATCGCCCATCACTACGCCAAGGCCACACCCGCCGCATGA
- a CDS encoding exodeoxyribonuclease III: MRIVSINTNGIRSASRKGFFEWLAGSGADVVCVQETKAQEADLDDGFRPDGWHVAFCSAVKKGYSGTAVYSRRAPDAVHDRLGMAEFDDEGRYLAFDFGGLTVASLYLPSGSSGPERQESKDRFLDFFEPRLKAMAGDGRDYVLCGDWNIAHREIDLKNWRSNRKNSGFLPHEREWMTRVLGEHGWIDAFRHLYPDAEGEAYTWWSNRGNAWANNVGWRIDYQLVTPGLAARLKVGFVYKDQRFSDHAPLVIDYAD; this comes from the coding sequence GTGCGCATCGTCAGCATCAATACCAACGGCATCCGCTCGGCTTCGCGCAAGGGTTTTTTCGAGTGGCTGGCGGGCAGTGGCGCCGATGTGGTCTGCGTCCAGGAAACCAAGGCGCAGGAGGCCGATCTGGATGACGGCTTTCGCCCCGACGGTTGGCACGTGGCGTTTTGCAGCGCGGTGAAAAAGGGGTATTCCGGCACGGCGGTGTACAGCCGACGTGCACCCGATGCCGTGCATGACCGTCTGGGCATGGCCGAATTCGATGATGAAGGGCGCTATCTGGCCTTCGATTTTGGCGGCCTCACGGTGGCGTCGCTGTACCTGCCCTCCGGCTCGTCCGGCCCCGAACGGCAAGAAAGCAAGGACCGCTTTCTCGACTTCTTCGAGCCACGTCTCAAAGCCATGGCCGGCGACGGGCGCGACTACGTGCTTTGCGGGGACTGGAACATCGCACACCGCGAAATTGACCTGAAGAACTGGCGATCCAACCGCAAGAACTCGGGCTTTCTGCCGCACGAACGCGAATGGATGACCCGCGTGTTGGGCGAACACGGTTGGATCGATGCCTTCCGCCATCTGTATCCCGACGCTGAGGGCGAGGCCTACACCTGGTGGTCAAATCGCGGCAACGCCTGGGCCAACAACGTCGGGTGGCGCATCGACTATCAACTGGTTACGCCGGGCCTGGCGGCGCGACTCAAGGTAGGGTTTGTCTACAAGGACCAACGTTTTTCCGACCACGCGCCGCTGGTGATTGACTATGCCGATTGA
- a CDS encoding DUF6763 family protein yields MAQWLSEMSVGQWFQTPQQSFEIVGLDPEHELVLVQHYDGTLEEYDFDSWLELAAVPREAPEDLDGAFDTERDDFGLEDDRPWTDPLREPLSHLDDFGL; encoded by the coding sequence ATGGCCCAGTGGCTCAGTGAAATGTCGGTCGGGCAGTGGTTCCAGACCCCGCAGCAAAGCTTCGAGATCGTCGGGCTCGATCCGGAGCACGAGTTGGTGCTGGTCCAGCACTACGACGGCACGCTGGAGGAGTACGACTTCGACAGTTGGCTGGAACTCGCGGCCGTGCCTCGCGAGGCGCCTGAAGATCTCGACGGCGCCTTCGACACCGAGCGCGACGACTTCGGGCTGGAAGACGACCGACCTTGGACCGACCCGCTGCGCGAGCCGCTGTCACATCTGGATGATTTCGGGCTCTAG
- the dut gene encoding dUTP diphosphatase has product MKPIQIRVLDARAAVPEYATAGSAGLDLRAIVDAPLVLQPGETQLLKTGLSIFVADPALAAVILPRSGLGHKHGIVLGNLVGLIDSDYQGELMVSCWNRGQSAFTVEPLERIAQLVFVPVVRAELQVVEAFTADSARGAGGFGSTGRN; this is encoded by the coding sequence ATGAAGCCCATCCAGATTCGCGTGCTCGACGCTCGCGCCGCTGTGCCCGAATACGCCACCGCCGGTAGTGCAGGTTTGGACCTGCGCGCCATTGTTGATGCCCCGTTGGTGCTGCAGCCCGGCGAGACGCAATTGCTCAAGACCGGGCTGTCGATCTTCGTCGCCGATCCGGCGCTGGCGGCGGTGATCCTGCCGCGCTCGGGGCTGGGCCACAAACACGGCATCGTGCTGGGCAACTTGGTGGGGTTGATCGACTCGGACTACCAGGGCGAGCTGATGGTGAGCTGCTGGAATCGCGGCCAGAGCGCCTTCACCGTCGAGCCGCTGGAGCGCATCGCGCAACTGGTGTTCGTGCCGGTGGTGCGCGCCGAGTTGCAGGTGGTCGAGGCCTTCACCGCCGATTCGGCGCGCGGCGCCGGCGGTTTCGGCTCCACCGGGCGCAACTGA
- a CDS encoding phosphotransferase family protein — protein MSEAVLDRGGAVREGEELDAAKITAWLQAQGVALDGMPTVTQFSGGASNWTYRLEYANRDLILRRPPSGTKAKGAHDMGREFTVQSALKPVFPYVPTMVGFCTDESVIGSEFYVMDRIKGIIPRKNLPRGLTLSESQTRHLCRNMLDRLIALHRVDVRGTELEKLGKGSGYVQRQIDGWNARWAKVPTWNVLKFQDVQDWLKSNMPNDVASAVIHNDWRFDNLVLSADDPTQIIGVLDWEMATLGDPLMELGCVIAYWSEAGDDRIAQFMRRQPTHLPGMFSRREVVDYYLEQSGLKCDNWAFYEAYGLFRLAVIIQQIYYRYHHKQTTNPAFKHFWVMANYLGWRARRVIRGAR, from the coding sequence ATGAGTGAGGCCGTGCTCGACCGCGGCGGCGCAGTGCGCGAAGGTGAAGAACTGGATGCCGCCAAGATCACCGCCTGGTTGCAAGCCCAGGGCGTGGCGCTGGACGGCATGCCCACCGTCACGCAATTCTCGGGCGGCGCCTCCAACTGGACCTACCGGCTGGAATACGCCAACCGCGACCTGATTCTGCGACGCCCGCCGTCGGGCACCAAGGCCAAGGGCGCACATGACATGGGACGCGAGTTCACCGTGCAGTCGGCGCTCAAGCCGGTGTTTCCCTACGTTCCGACCATGGTTGGGTTTTGCACCGATGAATCGGTCATCGGCAGCGAGTTCTATGTGATGGACCGCATCAAAGGGATCATTCCGCGCAAGAATCTGCCGCGCGGCCTGACGCTGAGCGAGTCCCAGACCCGGCACCTGTGCCGCAACATGCTCGACCGCCTCATCGCCCTGCACCGGGTGGACGTGCGCGGCACCGAGCTTGAAAAACTCGGCAAGGGCAGCGGCTACGTACAGCGCCAGATCGACGGTTGGAACGCGCGCTGGGCCAAGGTGCCCACCTGGAACGTGCTCAAGTTTCAGGACGTGCAGGACTGGCTCAAATCCAACATGCCGAACGATGTGGCGAGCGCAGTGATTCACAACGACTGGCGCTTCGACAACCTGGTGCTGTCGGCCGACGACCCGACGCAGATCATCGGCGTGCTCGACTGGGAAATGGCCACGCTCGGCGACCCGCTGATGGAACTGGGCTGCGTGATTGCGTACTGGAGCGAAGCCGGCGACGACCGCATCGCCCAGTTCATGCGCCGCCAGCCCACCCATCTGCCGGGCATGTTCTCGCGGCGCGAGGTGGTGGATTACTACCTCGAACAGTCGGGCCTCAAGTGCGACAACTGGGCGTTCTACGAGGCCTATGGCCTGTTCCGGCTGGCGGTGATCATCCAGCAGATCTACTACCGCTACCACCACAAACAGACCACCAACCCGGCGTTCAAGCACTTCTGGGTGATGGCGAACTATCTGGGTTGGCGGGCGCGGCGGGTGATCAGGGGGGCGAGATGA
- a CDS encoding IS5 family transposase (programmed frameshift), with product MKESFRRHDLSDRDWALLEPHLPGQAGQWGGVAKNNRQFINAVLWIVRTGAPWRDLPPAYGDWKNTHRRFCRWRDSGVWEALLDRLIDEPDFEWLMIDASHCKVHPHAAGARGGNQGIGRTKGGFNTKIHLAVDAHGMPVRILATEATRADCVEASTLIQGFSAEHLIADKGYDSNTIIEQAQAQGMRAEIPPRKNRKVLREFDKHLYRQRHLVENAFLHLKQWRGIATRYAKNLSSFLAAAQIRCMVLWLTIS from the exons ATGAAGGAGTCCTTTCGTCGCCACGATCTTTCGGATCGAGACTGGGCGTTGCTTGAACCCCATCTGCCTGGTCAAGCCGGGCAGTGGGGCGGCGTCGCCAAGAACAATCGCCAGTTCATCAATGCGGTCCTGTGGATTGTGCGGACGGGGGCTCCTTGGCGCGACTTGCCTCCGGCCTACGGCGATTGGAAAAACACGCATCGACGCTTCTGTCGCTGGCGCGATAGCGGCGTGTGGGAAGCCTTGCTCGACCGCTTGATCGACGAGCCTGACTTCGAGTGGTTGATGATTGATGCCAGCCATTGCAAGGTTCACCCTCATGCGGCCGGTGCTCGCGGGGGCAATCAAGGCATCGGTCGTACAAAAGGGGGCT TCAACACCAAGATACATCTGGCCGTGGATGCGCATGGTATGCCGGTCCGAATCCTTGCTACAGAAGCTACCCGAGCGGATTGTGTGGAAGCTTCAACCCTGATCCAAGGCTTCAGTGCCGAGCACCTGATCGCTGACAAGGGTTATGACAGCAACACAATCATTGAGCAGGCTCAAGCACAAGGAATGCGGGCGGAAATCCCCCCGCGCAAGAACCGCAAGGTGCTACGCGAATTCGACAAGCACCTGTATCGTCAGCGGCACTTGGTCGAGAATGCGTTCTTGCATCTCAAGCAATGGCGTGGCATCGCCACGCGTTACGCCAAGAACCTGTCCTCTTTCCTCGCCGCTGCCCAGATTCGGTGCATGGTCCTTTGGCTCACAATCTCGTGA
- a CDS encoding SDR family oxidoreductase — protein sequence MTRQNILITGASSGLGEGMARLFAAQGRNLALCARRTDALDALKAELLGQHPNVRVEVRALDVNDHDAVFAVFKDFDAALGGLDRVIVNAGMGKGAGLGTGHFEANRQTAMTNFVAALAQCEAALELFRARNAGHLVMISSFSAYRGFPRAMTTYAATKAAVANLAEGMRAELINSPIAVSTIYPGYIDSDINRHVKSRPFVVDTESGCKALVAAIEREPATANVPKWPWSLLATIVKWMPLSVVAKMS from the coding sequence ATGACCCGTCAAAACATTCTCATCACCGGTGCCAGTTCGGGTTTGGGCGAAGGCATGGCGCGTCTGTTTGCCGCACAGGGCCGCAATCTGGCCTTGTGCGCGCGCCGTACCGATGCGCTGGACGCGCTCAAGGCCGAGCTGCTGGGCCAGCATCCGAACGTCCGCGTCGAAGTGCGGGCGCTGGACGTCAACGATCACGACGCCGTGTTCGCCGTGTTCAAGGACTTCGATGCAGCCCTGGGCGGGCTCGACCGCGTCATCGTCAACGCCGGCATGGGCAAGGGTGCCGGGCTGGGCACCGGCCACTTCGAAGCCAACCGCCAGACCGCGATGACCAACTTCGTCGCCGCACTGGCGCAGTGTGAAGCGGCGCTGGAGCTGTTCCGCGCGCGCAATGCCGGGCATCTGGTGATGATTTCGTCGTTCAGCGCCTACCGCGGCTTTCCGCGCGCGATGACCACCTACGCCGCCACCAAGGCGGCCGTCGCCAATCTGGCCGAGGGCATGCGCGCCGAGCTGATCAACAGCCCGATCGCGGTCAGCACGATTTACCCCGGCTACATCGACAGCGACATCAACCGCCACGTGAAGAGCCGGCCCTTCGTGGTCGATACCGAGTCCGGCTGCAAGGCCCTGGTCGCCGCCATCGAGCGCGAACCGGCCACCGCCAACGTGCCGAAATGGCCGTGGAGCCTGCTGGCGACGATCGTGAAGTGGATGCCGTTGTCGGTGGTTGCCAAGATGAGTTGA
- a CDS encoding acyl-CoA dehydrogenase family protein, with the protein MHFDASARSKDTQKRVRAFIAQHITPIEHDYWEQVLAQRHGGDWAQWVIPPVVEELKAKAKAEGLWNLFLPDPTLGAGLSVLEYAPVCEEMGKSLMAPEIFNCNAPDTGNMEVLWKYGSEAQKEQWLLPLLAGEIRSVFFMTEPEVASSDATNMQATAKLEGDEVVINGRKWWSSGVGDPRCKIGIFMGLSAPEAGRHNQHSMVLVPMDTPGVTIERMLPVFGEFDEPHGHGEVVFRDVRVPKENLIAGLGRGFEIAQGRLGPGRIHHCMRCLGAAESVLDLMIKRGMSRTAFGKPVLNLGGNRERVADARIAIDQARLLTLFAAWKIDQVGAIPAMTEISAIKVVAPNVLQQVCDWAIQLHGGMGVSRDVPLTAFYAQARSLRLADGPDEVHKGVIARIELAKRGLGK; encoded by the coding sequence ATGCATTTCGACGCCAGCGCCCGCTCGAAGGACACTCAGAAGCGCGTCCGTGCCTTCATTGCGCAGCACATCACGCCCATCGAGCACGACTACTGGGAGCAGGTGTTGGCGCAGCGCCACGGCGGCGACTGGGCGCAGTGGGTCATTCCGCCGGTTGTCGAGGAGCTGAAGGCCAAAGCCAAGGCCGAGGGCCTGTGGAACCTGTTTCTGCCCGACCCGACGCTGGGGGCGGGGCTGTCGGTGCTCGAGTACGCGCCGGTCTGCGAGGAAATGGGCAAAAGCCTCATGGCGCCGGAAATATTCAACTGCAACGCGCCCGACACCGGCAACATGGAAGTGCTGTGGAAGTACGGCAGCGAGGCGCAGAAAGAACAATGGCTGCTGCCGCTGCTGGCCGGCGAGATCCGCAGCGTGTTTTTCATGACCGAACCCGAAGTGGCCAGCAGCGACGCCACCAACATGCAGGCCACCGCCAAGCTCGAAGGCGACGAAGTGGTCATCAACGGCCGCAAGTGGTGGAGCAGCGGCGTCGGCGATCCGCGCTGCAAGATCGGCATTTTCATGGGCCTGTCGGCGCCGGAAGCCGGTCGCCATAACCAGCACTCGATGGTGCTGGTGCCTATGGACACCCCCGGCGTCACCATCGAACGCATGCTGCCGGTGTTCGGTGAATTTGATGAGCCACACGGCCACGGTGAAGTGGTGTTTCGCGACGTGCGCGTGCCCAAGGAGAACCTCATCGCCGGCCTCGGCCGCGGCTTCGAGATCGCGCAGGGCCGCCTCGGGCCGGGCCGCATTCACCACTGCATGCGCTGCCTCGGCGCCGCCGAAAGCGTGCTGGATTTGATGATCAAACGCGGCATGAGCCGCACCGCCTTCGGCAAACCCGTGCTCAATCTGGGCGGCAACCGCGAGCGGGTGGCTGACGCGCGCATCGCCATTGATCAGGCCCGGCTGCTGACCCTGTTCGCGGCGTGGAAGATCGACCAGGTCGGCGCCATTCCAGCGATGACCGAGATCAGCGCGATCAAGGTGGTTGCGCCCAACGTGCTGCAACAGGTCTGCGACTGGGCCATTCAACTGCACGGCGGCATGGGCGTGTCACGCGACGTGCCGCTGACCGCCTTCTACGCCCAAGCCCGTTCGCTGCGCCTGGCCGACGGCCCGGATGAAGTGCACAAAGGCGTGATCGCGCGCATTGAACTGGCCAAGCGGGGCCTGGGCAAATGA